GCAGCCCTGTTGGCAAGCGAATTCATCACATCCTGAGCCTCGATCGCCAACTTCACCTCGCGAATGTCCATCGTCACATTGCCCGATTCGATCATCGACAGCTCCGAAATGTCCGATATCAGGCTACGCATACGCTCGGCATTGCGGCGGATGACGCTAAGGAAGCGTGTGCAGTTCTCACGGTCTTCGATGCCGCCGTTCTCCAGCGTTTCGACAAATGCGAGTATCGAGGTGAGCGGCGTGCGAAGTTCGTGCGAGATGTTCGAGAGGAATTCCTGCCTAATGTTTTCCAGACGGTCGATCTGCGTTGTTTCGTAGAAAAAACCTATCGCGCATGCCTGGCCGTTGATGTCGATCGGAGCGACGTGTATGTCGAAATTCCGTTTTTCCATCGCCGCAAGCTCAAGACGAACATCGCTCGAAACCTGCGTCGTTATCGCCTTTCGAAAAGCCTCGTGCAGGTCGAGGTCGCGTATCACCTCGCTCAGGCGGCGGTTTTCCAGTTCCAAGCCGGCACGTGCGAACGTGACGGCCGCGGGAATGTTGCAGTGTGAGATGCGCATGTTGCGGTCAACCACCAGCACGCATTCGCGGGCGGCGTCGAGCAGCCGCTGCAAGATGATCGGCGTGTCCGCCTGCGTGGCGGTACGCGGTGGGAATGATGTTGAGATCAGTTCGTTCATTTCGTACCGATAAATCTGTAGCCGACACCGACGACCGTTTCGATACAGTTGCCGCAATCGCCCAGCTTTTGCCGCAAACGGCGAATGTGGACGTCTAGCGTTCGTGTGTCGCCGAAATAGCTGTAGCCCCAGACGTTGTCCAGCAGCTGCTGACGCGATGCGACGCGGCCCGAATTTTGGATCAGATGCTCGAGCAGAGCGAATTCCTTGCGCGTCAGCTTCACGCTTTCGCCCGTGCACATGACCCGCATGTCGGCGAAATCGATATGCATCATGCCGTCGTCGTAGGTCGGTGAAGTTTCGCTTTCCGACCGCCGCAGGACGGCACGCACGCGTGCGATCACCTCTTTGATCGAGAAGGGCTTTACAACGTAATCGTCGGCTCCCGATTCCAGCCCGAGTATCTTGTCGCCCTCTGCCGCTTTCGCCGTGATCATGATGATCGGGGTCTTTTCGGTCTGCGTCTCGCGACGCAGGCGGCGGCATAGCTCCATCCCGGTCATTCCCGGCAGCATCAGGTCGAGCAAAACGAGAGCCGGCGGCTGCTTTTCATCCAGGGCGAGACGCAGGCCTTTTTCGCCCGATTCGGCGATCACAGGCCGAAAGCCCTCGCGTCTGAGGTTGTAATGCAAACTTTCGGCGATGTCCGCATCGTCCTCAACGATCAGAATGGTCTGCTGCATATGTTCTTAACTATTACTGAAACCTTAGCCCT
This sequence is a window from Acidobacteriota bacterium. Protein-coding genes within it:
- a CDS encoding response regulator transcription factor, which translates into the protein MQQTILIVEDDADIAESLHYNLRREGFRPVIAESGEKGLRLALDEKQPPALVLLDLMLPGMTGMELCRRLRRETQTEKTPIIMITAKAAEGDKILGLESGADDYVVKPFSIKEVIARVRAVLRRSESETSPTYDDGMMHIDFADMRVMCTGESVKLTRKEFALLEHLIQNSGRVASRQQLLDNVWGYSYFGDTRTLDVHIRRLRQKLGDCGNCIETVVGVGYRFIGTK
- a CDS encoding PAS domain-containing protein — translated: MNELISTSFPPRTATQADTPIILQRLLDAARECVLVVDRNMRISHCNIPAAVTFARAGLELENRRLSEVIRDLDLHEAFRKAITTQVSSDVRLELAAMEKRNFDIHVAPIDINGQACAIGFFYETTQIDRLENIRQEFLSNISHELRTPLTSILAFVETLENGGIEDRENCTRFLSVIRRNAERMRSLISDISELSMIESGNVTMDIREVKLAIEAQDVMNSLANRAAERKVEMKNEVSSDVSVFADPIRLEQMLVNLIDNAIKFNREGGTVTLSHRIENGRDIISVTDTGEGVLPEHAQRIFERFYRADRARTSDVGGTGLGLSIVKHLARLHGGEVTLASKLGHGSTFSIELPA